CTGCACTCTGAGCAGGACACCGGTCGTGCACGGGGAGTGGCTCGCGCCCGGGTGCACGGTGGTGAGCATGGGGTCCTTCGAGCCCACCCGCCGGGAGGTGGACACCGACGTCCTACGGCGAGGGGTGCTTTCAGAGGCCGTCGTCGTGGACGACCCGGCGACCGCGGCGGAGCACGCCGGGCCGGTCGTGGACGCGCTCAGGGCCGGGCTGCTGACCGATCCGGTCGGGCTCGGCGAGGTCCTGACCGGACGAGCCGTGGCCCGGGCGGCCCCCGGCGACATCGTCTATTACAACAGCGTCGGCCTCGGCATCCAGGACGCGGCCGCGGCCTGGGCCGTGGTGCAGGCGGCGAAGGGGGAGCGCCGGTGAGCACGCACACGGCCGACGTCGTCGTGATCGGCGGCGGAGTCATGGGCACGAGCATCGCCCGCCACCTGGCGCGCGCGGGCGTCAGGGAGGTGGTGCTCGTCGAGCGCGACGAACTCGCCTCCGGCTCCACCTCGAAGGCCGCGGGCGGGGTGCGGGCGCAGTTCTCCGACGAGCTCAACATCCGGCTCGGGGCGCGCGGCCTGGAGGCGTTCGGCCGCTTCGAGGAGGAGACGGGGCAGGACATCGGGCTGCACCGGGTCGGTTATCTGTTCCTCCTGTCGACCCCGGAGGAGGTCACCTCCTTCGAGGAGAGCGTGCGCCTCCAGAACTCGCTCGGCGTCCCGAGCCGCATGACCGACCCGGCCGAGGCGCGCCGGCTGTCGCCCCTCATCACCACCGACGGCCTGCTCGCCGCCGCCTTCTCGCCCGAGGACGGCCACTGCACGCCCGAGTCCGTCGTGTACGGCTACGCCGCCGACGCCCGCCGCCACGGCGCGACGATCCTGCGGCACACCGAGGTCACCGGCATCGAACAGCGCGGCGACGACATCACGGGCGTCGTGACGAGCAGGGGCCGGATCGCCACCGGCACGGTGATCTGCGCGGCCGGCGCCTGGTCGCGGGCCGTCGGCGCGATGGTCGGCGTGGACCTGCCGGTCGAGCCGCTGCGCCGCCAGATCGCGGTCACCGAACCGGTCGAGGGGCTGCCGCCCGACCTCCCCATGACCATCGACTTCACCAGCAGTCTCTACTTCCACGGCGAGGGCCCCGGTCTCCTCCTCGGCATGTCCGACCCCGACGAGACACCCGGCTTCGACACCGCCACCCACGACCGCTGGATCCCCCGCCTCGCCGAGGCCATGAGACATCGCGCCCCCGCCCTCCTCGACCTGCGCCGCACCGGCGGCTGGGCCGGCCTGTACGAGCTCACCCCGGACCACAACGCCCTGATCGGCGAGGCCACTTCGGTCTCCCGCTTCCTGTACGCGACCGGCTTCTCCGGCCACGGTTTCCTCCAGGGACCGGCCGTCGGCGAGGTCGTCCGCGACCTGTACCTCGGCCGCGTACCCTTCGTGGACATCAGCCCGCTCAGCGCCGGCCGGTTCGCGGCCGACGCCCCGCGCCCGGAGGCCAACCGCGTATGACCGAGCTCCACCTGTGGCTGCGCCACGAGGTCCGTTCCACCGAGCGACGCACACCCGTGGTGCCGTCCGACGCCCGGCGGCTCGTCGACAGCGGGGTGACGCTGACCGTCGAGGAGTCCCCGCAACGGATCTTCCCGATCGAGGAGTACGAGGCGGCCGGCTGCGGAGTGGCGCCCGCGGGTTCCTGGGCGTCCCGGGCGCCGCTGGACGCCGTGGTCGTAGGCCTGAAGGAACTCCCCGACGAGCCCGCCGCCCTGCCGCACCGGCACATCTTCTTCGGGCACGCCTACAAGGGGCAGCCGGGCGCCCCGGAACTGCTGCGCCGGTTCGCCGCCGGGGGAGGGGCGCTCCTCGACCTGGAGTACCTGGTCGACGACCACGGCCGCAGGCTCGCCGCCTTCGGTTACTGGGCCGGTTACCTGGGTGCGGCCCTGGCCGTGCTCCAGCACCGGGGAAGGCTGTCCGCGCCCCTCACGCCCACCTCGCAGGAGGAGCTGGCGGAGGTCCTGCGGCCCGTCGCCGGGGACGAGGAGTTCAGGGCGCTGGTGATCGGGGCCCTGGGCCGCAGCGGCCGGGGCGCGCGCGTCGCGCTCCGGGCTGCCGGGATCGAGCCGGCCTGCTGGGACCTCGAGGAGACCCGCAGCCTGGACCGCCCCGCCCTGCTCGCCCACGACCTGCTCGTGAACTGCGTCCTCGCCACCACTCCCGTCCCGCCCTTCGTCCGTGAGGCGGACCTGGACGACCCGACCCGCCGGTTGCGCACCCTCTCCGACGTCACCTGCGACGTCGGCTCGCCCCTGAACGTCCTGCCGGTCTACGACCGCGTCACCGAGTGGGCCGAGCCCGTCCGCCGACTGCACAAGGAACCCCCGCTCGACCTGATCGCCATCGACAACCTGCCGTCCCTGCTCCCGGAGGAGTCCAGCGTCGACTTCTCGGGGTCCCTGCTGCCCCTGCTGCCGGAGTTCGGGGTCGGCGGCCCCTGGGGGCGCTGTCTGGAGCGGTTCCATCAGGCGTGCCGTGAACTCGGCATCGACGAAGGGGAGTTCCGCCGTGTCTGACCTGGTTCCCACGACCGGCACCGTCCACTGGATCGGCGCCGGGCTCTCCACCGGCAGCGGCCTGGCCGAGCTGTGCGACACCGCCGACCGGGTCCGCCTGTGGCACCGCACCGAGGAGCGTGCCGCCGAGGCCCTCGCGGCACTGGGGCTCACCGGACGGGCCGAGCCGCGCGCCTACACGCTGTCCGCGCTCGCGGCCGCGCTGGCGCCCGGGGACGTCGTCGTGTCGATGCTGCCCGCGCCCGAGCACGCCGGGATCCTCGCCGCCTGCGTGCGCGAAAAGGCCCACTTCGCCTGCTCCAGCTATGTGTCCGACGCCGTCCTCGAACAGGTGCCGGAGGCAGAGAAGGCCGGGATCGTCGTCCTCACCGAGGCGGGCCTCGACCCGGGCATCGACCACCTCTTCGCGCACAGCCTCGTCGCCCGGGCCCGCGGTGTGATCGGCGACGCGACACCGGCGTCGT
This portion of the Streptomyces canus genome encodes:
- a CDS encoding NAD(P)/FAD-dependent oxidoreductase, which translates into the protein MSTHTADVVVIGGGVMGTSIARHLARAGVREVVLVERDELASGSTSKAAGGVRAQFSDELNIRLGARGLEAFGRFEEETGQDIGLHRVGYLFLLSTPEEVTSFEESVRLQNSLGVPSRMTDPAEARRLSPLITTDGLLAAAFSPEDGHCTPESVVYGYAADARRHGATILRHTEVTGIEQRGDDITGVVTSRGRIATGTVICAAGAWSRAVGAMVGVDLPVEPLRRQIAVTEPVEGLPPDLPMTIDFTSSLYFHGEGPGLLLGMSDPDETPGFDTATHDRWIPRLAEAMRHRAPALLDLRRTGGWAGLYELTPDHNALIGEATSVSRFLYATGFSGHGFLQGPAVGEVVRDLYLGRVPFVDISPLSAGRFAADAPRPEANRV
- a CDS encoding saccharopine dehydrogenase produces the protein MTELHLWLRHEVRSTERRTPVVPSDARRLVDSGVTLTVEESPQRIFPIEEYEAAGCGVAPAGSWASRAPLDAVVVGLKELPDEPAALPHRHIFFGHAYKGQPGAPELLRRFAAGGGALLDLEYLVDDHGRRLAAFGYWAGYLGAALAVLQHRGRLSAPLTPTSQEELAEVLRPVAGDEEFRALVIGALGRSGRGARVALRAAGIEPACWDLEETRSLDRPALLAHDLLVNCVLATTPVPPFVREADLDDPTRRLRTLSDVTCDVGSPLNVLPVYDRVTEWAEPVRRLHKEPPLDLIAIDNLPSLLPEESSVDFSGSLLPLLPEFGVGGPWGRCLERFHQACRELGIDEGEFRRV